A stretch of DNA from Desulfosarcina ovata subsp. ovata:
CGAAGGCCACGGCGGACACAGCCCCTGCGTGTCGGTCTGCCCGGCCACGGCCACCGACTACAGCCAAGAAACCGGTATCGTCAGCCAAATCTACACCCGTTGCTTTGGTTGTCGGTACTGCATGGCCGCCTGCCCTTACCATGCCCGTTACTTCAACTGGTGGGATCCGGTCTGGCCTGACGGGATGGAGAAATCCCTCAGCCCCAACGTTTCACCCCGTATGCGCGGGGTCGTTGAAAAATGCAGTTTCTGCTTCCACCGCTACCAGCAGGCCAAGAACAAGGCCTACCTCGACGGTGAACGCCGGGTTCCCGAAGAAGCCTACCAGACGGCCTGCACCCAGGCCTGCCCGGCCGGGGCCATCGTATTCGGCGATCTCAACAACCCGACGCATAAGGTGCATCAGATCGTCAAGCCCGATCCGCACAACGGCAACAAATCGAAAAATCCGCGTGCCTTCCGGCTTCTGGAGCGGCTGGGCACCAACACCAAGGTGTACTATCTTTCCAGTCGGGAATGGGTCCGGCGGGCCGGGGACAACTATCTGGAACATGAGAAAACCGGACAGGTCTCCAAGCCGCACCATTAATAAAAAGCGCCTTTACGGTAAAGGCTTTTGTATAAAAACGGCAAACCGTACAGATCAAGGAGTACTTACCCTATGGATTCTGCTTTAATACCCAAAGGAGTCAAACGTTGCCCGATGTGGCAGTTCCTTCTGGGACTGGGCATTGTGGGCGCTGTGCTCGCATGGGGCGTTTATGCCATGTTGCTCTGCTGGTTCAAGGGATTGAATCAGACCAACATGAACGACTACTACGGATTCGCCCTGTGGATCTGGGCTGACCTGGCCGTCATCGCCGTGGGCGGCGGCGCTTTTTTCAGCGGTCTGCTCAAGTACATCATCGGCAAGGACGAGCTCAAGAACATCATCAACTATGCCGTGCTGATCGGTTTCATCTGCTACAGTTCGGCCCTGTTGATCCTGGCCATCGACGTCGGCCAGCCCCTCCGGAGCTGGTTTATTTTCTGGCACGCCAACGTCCACTCCATGCTCACCGAGGTGGCTTTCTGTCTCTCCTGTTACTTCTCGGTGCTGACCATCGAGTACATTCCGCTGATCCTGGAAAACCGCCAGATCGACAAGGTGCCGTTTTTCCACAACCTTGGCCACAACATGCACGAAACCATGGCGGTCTTCGCAGCCACCGGCGCATTCCTCTCCTTCTTCCACCAGGGCTCCCTGGGTGGCGTCGCCGGTGTACTCTTCGGCCGTCCCTTCTCCTTCCGCGAAGGACTGCTCATCTGGCCGTGGACCTTCTTCCTCTTTACCTGGTCCGCCGCCGCTTACGGCCCCTGTTTCACCCTGTTGATCACCTGGATCACCGAGAAGGTGACCCGCAAGAAACTGGTCAAGGACAACGTGGTCGAGCTGCTGGCCAAGATTTCCGGCTGGATGATCTTCACCTACACCATCGCCAAAATCTGCGACACCACCCGCTGGGCCAACATCACCGCCCCGGGTCTGGGCCAGACCCTGGCCGACTTCTACACCGGGACCGCCTTTTACGGCTACTGGATCCTGTTCGCCGAAGTCGTGCTCGGCGGCTTGGTGCCGGCCATCATCCTGATCAGCGCGCCGCTACGCAAGAACCCCGTCTGGCGGGTAACGGCGATCATTTTGGCTGTTTTGGGCGTCTCCCTGAACCGCTGGGTGATGGTCCTCCAGGTCATGGCCGCGCCGGTCATGACCTTCGACCAGTGGATCCTGTACTACCCCAGCTGGCAGGAAGTCGCCACCACGATCCTGCCCGTGGCCTACGGCATCATCCTGATCATGATCTCCTACCGCTACCTGCCGATTTTCCCCCAGGAAGCGGAATTGAACCCCATTGACGATGAACCGGAGGTCGAGGCCGTAGCCGACGCCCCCGCTGACCTTGAACCGGCGAAAGCCTAGCCCTCAAAAGGAGAAGATGACATGTTTCCTTTCAGTTTTGAATGGATCTGGGACGCCGGCCACATGGTCTTTCACGGCGGTCTCTGGTACGCCCTGAATATCATCGGCATCGGCATAACCTACTGCGTGATCAAGGCCGTTGTCGATACGGTCAAAGGCAAAGGCAGCCACGGCCACCACTAAAAACCTGCACCCATCGTATAAACAACAAAACGCTTTCGCGGATTGCGGTCCGTAGAAGCGTTTTGTTTTATAGGTGATTAGGATCGGGGGCACTGGTTCAGTTCAATAGGTAATTTAGCTAAGGGGGTACAATTTTTCATTTTAATAACAGATAGTTATATTCAATATGACTGGTTTTTCAAGCCTGCTATAACATATTGATATTATTGGATCACCTATTGAACTGAACCAGTGCCGGATCGGGAATTTTATTAATTAAACGAAATTGCTTGTTCTTGCGCCCGTCTTCCGCGTTGCATCAACGGCCACATACTCCCGGTATGCAACCCTTGATGCGCCTTGAAGACGAACACAAGCCCGGCGCAATTACGTTCAATTAATTTCATCCCCGATCCTTAGCCGTTTAGGTGGCAGGCTGAAGGGCAGGTCGAATGCGGCCGGTCAAAACATCCCGATTTCCCATCCATGCCCCCCGGTAGGAGCTGGCAGCGCCTGCGACCATCAAATCAACCGCATTTCATCTTCGCGGCCATGGGCCGCTCCTACAGGCACCGGAAGCAATTTGTTTCCACGGTCAGCCGTATTTCGTCAATGCACGATGTCGCCGGCAGCATTGTGCAAAATTCATTGCCGGAATCACATAAGTATGCCAACGTATCCCTGGATTCTCCAGGCAAATGAAGCACCATGCACTGCAACCGCAGCTCCGCATTGATGTGAAAGGAGTCATTCAAATGGCGCCCTCTTCTTCCGGACACGACGAGACCCGGCAGATTAACCGGATTGCAGCATACGCATTCCTGCTGAACCTCGCCCTTGCCGTCATGAAAATCGTGCTGGCCTATTTATCGGGAAGCCTCGCCATTATCGCCAGCGCCATTGATTCGGCAACCGATTCCGTGGCCTCGCTGCTGATTTATGCCGGGGTCAAGCTCTCCACGAAAAAAACGCGCAAGTTTCCATTGGGCCTGTACAAACTCGAAAACCTGGCCTCGGTGCTCATTGCGATTTTCATCTTCATTGCCGGATACGAAATCATCCGTGAAATTTTCACCGCCGGCGGTGGTATCCCGCACATCCGGATTCCCGACATTGTCCTGCTTGCCGCCGGCAGCCTGGCCACTCTCGCTTTCGGGCAGTACGCCATTGCGGTGGGACGCAAAACCGAGTCGCCGACATTGGTTGCCGAGGGGCGTCACCGCCAGGTGGATTTTCTCTCCTCCATGGTGGTTCTGATTTCGGTGGTTTCCAGCTATCTGAACATACATATCAACGTATCCGGGTTAACCATCGATCAGTTGGGCGCAGCACTGATTCTGCTCTTTATTGTCCGCGCAGGCTGGGAACTGCTTTTCGATGGCATGCGCGTACTGCTCGATGCAACCATCGACTTTCCGACAATGGACAAAATTCGTAAGATTATCCGCAATGAACCGCTGGTGGTCGGCATCAACTCACTGATCGGCAGAAATGCCGGCCGGTTCCGGTTTATCCAGGCCACCATTACCGTAGACACGAAAGATCTGAATAAAGCCCACCAAATCAGTGAGGATATCGAAAAGAAAATCCGGCAACAGGTGACGCACATCGAAAAAGTGATCATTCACTATGAGCCTCGCGAACGCACCCATGACCGGATTGCGCTGCCTCTCGAAAACCGCAAGGGCCTGATCAGCGGCCACTTCGGCGAGGCCCCCTACTTCAGCATTGTATCTGTCCGTAGAAGCGACAATACCATCCAGGAACAGACGCTGATTGAAAATCCCTATCGGCAGGTCGGCACCGCAAAAGGCATTCGCGTTGCGGAATGGCTGGTTGCGCAGGGCATCGAACAGATTGGCATAAAAGAGGATATCTCCCTCAAGGGGCCGGGATATGTGCTCTCCAGCGCCGGCGTGGAAATTCACATCCTGTCTGTCGACCATTTGGGTGAAGCGATTCTGGAAATCATCCAGAATTCCTCGTAAATCTGCCTCACCGTTGTTGCAACATTGAGGTAAAGCAGCCGATGACATCTCCTTGTCCTGCCTGTTGCCCGTTCTTTCCTGAAAGCAGTTGCCCGCAGCCTGCTTTTATGCAAACCTGTCAGTAACGGCCGGCAACCCATTCCCTGTAAATTTCTGAGAACGACCGCACCGTGGCGGCACTGGCCGGCAAAGTGCCGGGCCTTGGAAAATGATAATACATCCAAATTCGGTTGCTCTGATCGGGCCCGCAAAAACGGTTGCCGTGAATAGGGTTTTGTGTCTATTTTGCGTCCCATGGTGTCTATAGCTTGGCGATGCCGTCAAGTGCAGCCAATAATCAATATCGCCGGTACCCTTTGAAGCGGGCGCGACGGCGAATCAGAAAAGGCCAATCCAATGACCGACCAAGAGTTTATTCAAATTCAGGGCGGCCGCCCCTTGAGCGGCAGTGTCTGCGTCCAGGGATCCAAAAATGCCATTTTGCCCATGCTGGCCGCCTCCCTGCTTCCCGAAAGCGGATGCAGCGTAATCCGCAATGTGCCTCCGCTTAACGACATTCTGGTGGCCTTTGAACTCATGCGCCACGTGGGCGCCCAGGTGGACTACTTCCCCGGTGAAAAGGTGGTTTGTGTGGATGCCACCCACCTGACCCGCTCAGACCTGCCGGAATCGCTCACCTGCCGCCTGCGGGCATCGGTACTGTTCATCCCGCCCCTGCTTAAACGACTGGGCGAGGTCCGCCTGCCCAGCGTGGGCGGCTGCCCGCTGGGAAGCCGCAACCTCAACTACCACTACCGGGGGTTTGCCCGCCTGGGAGCCACCATCACCAGCGGGGATGCGTTTG
This window harbors:
- the qrcC gene encoding menaquinone reductase iron-sulfur cluster-binding subunit QrcC — its product is MKHEQKHNPPMKYGMAIDLDKCTGCGACMVACMSENNVPFKKDESNKLDSITWIRVYKLTNGKSFPDTEICYLPRPCQHCEGHGGHSPCVSVCPATATDYSQETGIVSQIYTRCFGCRYCMAACPYHARYFNWWDPVWPDGMEKSLSPNVSPRMRGVVEKCSFCFHRYQQAKNKAYLDGERRVPEEAYQTACTQACPAGAIVFGDLNNPTHKVHQIVKPDPHNGNKSKNPRAFRLLERLGTNTKVYYLSSREWVRRAGDNYLEHEKTGQVSKPHH
- a CDS encoding cation diffusion facilitator family transporter, encoding MAPSSSGHDETRQINRIAAYAFLLNLALAVMKIVLAYLSGSLAIIASAIDSATDSVASLLIYAGVKLSTKKTRKFPLGLYKLENLASVLIAIFIFIAGYEIIREIFTAGGGIPHIRIPDIVLLAAGSLATLAFGQYAIAVGRKTESPTLVAEGRHRQVDFLSSMVVLISVVSSYLNIHINVSGLTIDQLGAALILLFIVRAGWELLFDGMRVLLDATIDFPTMDKIRKIIRNEPLVVGINSLIGRNAGRFRFIQATITVDTKDLNKAHQISEDIEKKIRQQVTHIEKVIIHYEPRERTHDRIALPLENRKGLISGHFGEAPYFSIVSVRRSDNTIQEQTLIENPYRQVGTAKGIRVAEWLVAQGIEQIGIKEDISLKGPGYVLSSAGVEIHILSVDHLGEAILEIIQNSS
- the qrcD gene encoding menaquinone reductase integral membrane subunit QrcD encodes the protein MDSALIPKGVKRCPMWQFLLGLGIVGAVLAWGVYAMLLCWFKGLNQTNMNDYYGFALWIWADLAVIAVGGGAFFSGLLKYIIGKDELKNIINYAVLIGFICYSSALLILAIDVGQPLRSWFIFWHANVHSMLTEVAFCLSCYFSVLTIEYIPLILENRQIDKVPFFHNLGHNMHETMAVFAATGAFLSFFHQGSLGGVAGVLFGRPFSFREGLLIWPWTFFLFTWSAAAYGPCFTLLITWITEKVTRKKLVKDNVVELLAKISGWMIFTYTIAKICDTTRWANITAPGLGQTLADFYTGTAFYGYWILFAEVVLGGLVPAIILISAPLRKNPVWRVTAIILAVLGVSLNRWVMVLQVMAAPVMTFDQWILYYPSWQEVATTILPVAYGIILIMISYRYLPIFPQEAELNPIDDEPEVEAVADAPADLEPAKA